Part of the Pedobacter sp. MC2016-14 genome is shown below.
TTGCCAGAATTAAAAGATATCTGGTACGGATTCAGGCCCTCATCGCCAGATGGATTGCCCTATATAGGCAGGGACCATAAATTAACCAATTTTACTGTAGCTACGGGGCATGGGATGATGGGCTTGAGCTTAGGCCCTGCAACCGGACTTTTGGTGAGCCAGATACTAAATGGACAACAAACAGAGGTTGATATGCAGGCCTTTAGTCCTAACAGATCTTAAATTTGCAAATTGTAGCCATATTTTAACTTGTCTGTTGATTTTTCTTTGAATTTCTGTTAATATCCGTATATTCAAAATGTCAAACCAAACAAACTTAAATTATGAAAGTATTACCATTTACGCTGTTAGTGCCTGATGATAAAAGTGTCATATCCGAACAAGTAGAACTTCCTCATTTTTACCCTTATCTACACCGCCACGATGAATTTCAGATTACCTGGATACAGAAGGGAGAAGGGACATTAGTTGCCGGGAATAATATGCATTCCTTTCAATCTGGAGATATTTTTATGATTGGCGCCAACCTACCTCATTTATTTAAAAGTAACCCGGAATATTTTGAGGTTGATAGTGGTAAACAGATTAGTGCATGCTCTTTATATTTTAATCCGCTTGGAAAAATGGAGTCACTTTTTAATCTGCCTGAAACAAGAAACTACAAAACGTTCTTGCAGAACAATAAGCATGGCTTTAAAATACCTGCAGCGCATACGGCGCAAATTGCCGCAAAATTGCAGATGGTGCATCAATCTTCAGGTGCAGGTTTGTTGTTTAATTTTCTGGATTTGTTTGACAACTTTATAGCCATTGGAGATGCTGAGCCACTTTGCCCAGCTGTCTACTCTTCTGATATTTCGGAAAACGAAGGGATCAGGCTAAGCAATATTCTAAACTATATTATGCAGAATTACCATACGCCGATTACGTTGGAACACGTATCTGATGTTGCGTATATGACACCGCCAGCATTTTGCCGTTACTTTAAAAAACATACAGGACGTAAATTTATTTCTTTTCTAAACGAGGTTAGGATTAACGAAGCTTGTAAAAACCTAATTTCGGGTAGGAAAGCGGATTGTATTTCCGGAGTAGCTTATAATGCCGGTTTTAATAGTATCACCAATTTTAACAGGGTATTTAAGAGTGTTACCGGCATTTCGCCTAAAGATTACATCTTCAACTATAAAAAGGTAAATAATACCTATAATTTAAGTGCTTAGCCTGGATTTGACCAGTTCTTAAATGCTGAAAAAATATTTCACTAAATAGGCCAATCATTCTTGAATGGCCTATTTAATTTATCTAACCAAAATATAATCGTATGAACATTCAGTTTACAAAGGTCAATTTGATCCGTTTATGCCTGCTGTTGTCAATTTCAAGTTCAGCATGCAGCCAGGAGAAAGTATCAACCCAAACATTTCCCGCTATTGCACTCAGCAATAAAATTGATTTTGTTGACCCGAAATTTGATCAGCCAAGGTTTAGCTGTGGCTTTTTGCTGAAATACAAAGCAGATACTTTTGCCGTAACCGCTAAGCATCTGCTAAAACATGTTAAAAATGAGGAAATGAAAACACTCACATTTGCAAACAACATCAAAAACTGGAGTTTATTTCCTTTAGATCAAAAACAGGAGCTAGTAGTTACCGATAAATTGCTCAATGAAAATAAAGCCGCATTACTTGAAGATGCCTCAGTATACGACGAGGACTGGTTGCTGTTTTCTATAAAATCCAACAGCACACATGTTAAACCGCTATCAGCACGTACCACGCCGTTAATCCCTGGTGAAAAACTATTTGTACTGGGCTGGACCCGGAAAATGGAAACCGGAAGCCAACGTGTATATGAATTTGAATACTATAAAACGATAGGCAACCGGATTTTATTGAAGGATGTTGTAGTACCCGAAAAATTCGGCGGATTAAGCGGTGGGCCGGTAATAGATCAACAAGGATTGGTAGTAGGTTTGGTATCCGGAGCTACTACAGATCCAGATACCGATAAAAAATATTTTTCTCCCTGTTCGCTGGAGGGCTTAATAAAATTTATAGACGGAAATAGGTTATAGTGTTGGACTGCTTTGCGTTTTTTCGTTAAAGGTTTTAGAAAGCTGTTCAAGCAGTGAAGCAATATTTATCGGTTTAGATAAGTAATCGTCCATCCCTGCACTAAAACAGGCATTCTTATCTTCAGACATTACATTTGCCGTCATGGCCACAATTTTAGGCTGATGCCCTGCGAGTTTTCTAATGATCTGCGTGGCTTCCAATCCATCCATTTCTGGCATCAATACATCCATTAAGATCAAATCGTAGGTTTTTTGATCAAACTTTTCAACTGCTTCTAAACCATTGCCAGCTAAGTCTGGCTCATACCCTAATTTATTCAGGATCCTTGTCGCCAGCTTGATATTTACCGGATGATCCTCTACCAGCAGGATTTGCAATGGGTATTTAATTGCAAATTCTACATTAAGTATATTGGTGTTTCCCCCTTTGTCCTGGACATTCAGCATTTGCTGATGTAAGGTCTGATTAACGATTTTTCTAAGTTGCTTCGCCTTTGCAGGTTTATTGATTACGGCTGCAAAAAGATCAGTATTTCTATGTTTGCCCTCATCTCCAACAGAACTTAACAAGATAATAGGGACATCGGTGTTTTTTGCTCTAATGGCCCTTGCCAGTTCTATGCCATCCATTTCGGGCATTTGCATATCGGTAATGATCATATCTGGTTTTTCAGCATCAGCAAGTAGATTAAGTGCTTCTTTTGGATCACTGCAAACAATAGGATGGAGGCTCCACTGTTCCAGCTGCCCTTTAAGTATCCTTAAATTGGTATGGTTATCGTCTATGATCAGCACTTTTTTACCCGCATTTTGAACCGGATCAACTGTAAGATATTGTTCAGTATCCGATAAGCCAGCTACAGATCTGATGTTAAAAGCAAATACGGTTCCCTGGTTAACCTTGCTGTTTACTTTTATGGTGCCATCCATTAGCTTTACTAATTTCTCACTAATCACCAGGCCAAGCCCTGTTCCTCCATACTTGCGTGTGTTTGAAGAGTCAACCTGAGAAAATGGCTTAAATAGCTTATTCAGTTTTTCTTCTGGAATCCCGATCCCTGTATCACGGATTTCAAAAAGGATGTCTACCACGTCATCATAAGTGCCTAGATGTTTAACAGACAAATGTACCTCACCCTGGTTGGTAAATTTCATGGCGTTGCTAACCAGGTTGATCAAAATTTGACGTAAGCGAAAAGCATCTCCCACAAGTACTTCAGGCAAACGATGGTCAATTTCACATAGAAGATCTATGTTCTGAACAGTTGCACGCTTAGCAAAGAGATCAATTACATCTTCTACACATTTATGAAGATCAAAACTGGTTTCTTCCAGATCCAGGTTGCCCGATTCAATTTTAGAATAGTCAAGGATATCGTTGATAACGTTTAATAAAGCCTCGCCGCTGGTATTGATCACATTTACATAGTCTTTTTGTTCCTCGTCGAGACTGGTTTCCGTTAAAAGAGAGGTCATACCCAGTACACCGTTCATAGGCGTACGGATCTCATGACTCATAGTGGCCAGGAATACACTTTTGGCCTGTGCAGCTTTCTCAGCATCCAGACGTGCATTAACCGCTTCCTGATTAGATATTTTAAGCTCGTGGTTTAACTTTTCCAACAACTCCTGGTGTTCCTTTTTTTCCTGGATATAAGCCATCATAGAAAGTTGGGTACCATTGTATTTGTGAAAGTGGTGCCCCCATAAACCAGCGATAAAAAAAATAACCCCGGTTAATAGTATGTGGAAAACGATAGTCCTGGTTTCCAGGTAATCAAATGTGGTAAAATATACTTCACCATAACCAAGGCTCTGAAGGTAATTGAGCGACATGTGATGGACAATCACAAAAACCAGCATTGGAATTTGAAGCTTCCAGTTCTGGTAGGTAATCAGGATGGCACTACCAATATAAGCAAAGAAGTGCATTTCAAACATGCCATGCATCTGGTAAATAAACTGGGCCATAAAAATGCCCAGGCAAACACTCAGCACATATTGGTAAAGATTTGACTCTGGAAGTGCCCATTTAACAGAATAATAAGCAAGTAAGTTAAGTCCACCTACGCCTAAAGCAATTGTCCAGGTATCATAAAAACCTGCCAGCACAAGTCCTGTTATAAAGAAAGCGATAAGAAAATAGTTGATCAGCCGGTCTGAGCGTTCTTTTACATTTAAATGGTAGGCTTCAAGTGTTTCCGTGATGTGCGCTAGCGGAGCATCAGATGTATGTATTGACATTATTTTTCACAATTTGGTAATGTGCAACCATAAGCCTTAAGGGCATACTTGTCAAGGCCATCTAATTTTGTATGTTTCACAATCCCTTCAATAGCCATTTTTGCGTAATTGGTCTTCATATCTGTACAATAACGGCTTTTATTATAGTTTCCGCGGTAATAAAGTGTTTGGTCTTCTTTAATAAGTACAGCTTGCGGCGTAGAATACACACCACAGGTTGAAGCAAGCGTGCTGTCTGTGTAAACAGGTACTGTAATTCCAAATCGGCTTTGAATTTCAGCTTCTTTATAGCGCTTAGCAGACATCAATATTACCGCAAAATTCAACTGATCCTGATAGGTTTTTACTAAAGCTTTAAACTGATCGATATTAAAGCGGGAACAAGGACAATCAGGATTAAAAAAATGAAGGAATACTGGCTTATTGTTGTTTGGGCGAATCTGATCACTCAATGGTATTTTCTCTCCGGGATTAACAGTACGATAATTGGAAGGCACTGGGGTTGGTAGGCTGTATACAAATTGATTGTACCAAAAAAATGCACCGATAGCCACCATGAGGGTAGTAAGCCATGCTATAGTAAGCCATTTTTTCATTTATTTGGTAGGTTTGGTTGGTAATTTTTATAATCTGTTCATATACGTTTTTAATCATGTTTTAGATTTTAGCTGGACAAATTTTATAGGCAGTTCTTTTTTGCACTGGCTCGAACAGGTGACTATCTGATGTTTATTTGAGAATTATTCTAAATAATCTCTCTGTAGTTAACTTAACATTCCGTTAAATTTCCCGCAACCTGCCGTCACTAAGTTTGCATTATATATAAATCAAACTATGTCAAAAAAACTATTTAAAGCAAGAACGCTCACATTTGCTGTCGCTGCATTCGTTGCTTCAGCTATTGCCATCACCGCCTGTAAAAAGGACAGCAAGGATGAAGAAACAGAAACAGAGACTGCCATTGAACTCAAAGACTACTCTGTAAATCCTTCTCTGGTAAAGGCAATGACCGGTTTTGAAGGTCTGAAGATTACTACCCTGATCAGTAGTGATGATGTACTTCCTGAATCGCCAAACTTCGTTTTTGGTGCTCAGCCAGATGGTGCGGGAATCATCAAAAATCCGGCAGGCGAGGGTTTTATTATGATCAATAACCATGAAATTCTGCAATCTGTTTCCAGGGTGTATCTGGATAAAAACTTTAAGCCAGTAAAAGGTGAGTACATTGTAGACTCAGATGGAGGGATGACCCGTTTGTGCTCGGCAACCCTGGCTACTCCGGAAGAGCATGGCTTTGCAAAAGCAACCTTCCTTACAGCTGGAGAAAGTGGTGCGGAATCTATGATCCACTCCATTGACCCATTTGCTGCGGCAGACAAGAAAAATAATCAACGCACTTTATCTGCCTTAGGAAGATGGAGTGCAGAGAATGCAGTACCATTGCCAAAAGGTTCTTATCCAGGTAAAACTGTCATTTTAATTGGTGAGGATGAAACAGACGGTCAGCTTGCCATGTATGTTTCTAATGCACAGGGCGACTTGATAGGTGGCAAATTATATGCGATGAAACGTACCAACAATGACCCTGTAGAAACCAATATGAGCAAAGGCACATCTTACGATGTAGAATTTGTGGAGCTTACTGATCCTAAAACTTCTACAGGTGCGCAGTTACAACAGCAAACCATAGATAAAAAAGCATTGATGCTGGCACGTGTTGAAGATATCGATTACAGAAAAGGCAGCGCAGCCAATGGTCGTGAGGTTTATTTTACTGCAACTGGTGTAAGTCAGGCTGATAAAGTAACCCCGGTAAGCGGAAAAACGATGTGGGGAAGGGTTTATAAGCTGGTATTGGACGCAAATAATCCGCTGATAGGTAAATTGGAAGTGGCGGTAGACGGTCATGATAACCCAGGTAAAAGCATTGTAAATCCTGATAACCTATGCGTGACAGAAAACTATGTATATATCCAGGAAGACGGAGATTCATTTTATAGA
Proteins encoded:
- a CDS encoding thioredoxin fold domain-containing protein — protein: MKKWLTIAWLTTLMVAIGAFFWYNQFVYSLPTPVPSNYRTVNPGEKIPLSDQIRPNNNKPVFLHFFNPDCPCSRFNIDQFKALVKTYQDQLNFAVILMSAKRYKEAEIQSRFGITVPVYTDSTLASTCGVYSTPQAVLIKEDQTLYYRGNYNKSRYCTDMKTNYAKMAIEGIVKHTKLDGLDKYALKAYGCTLPNCEK
- a CDS encoding trypsin-like serine protease encodes the protein MNIQFTKVNLIRLCLLLSISSSACSQEKVSTQTFPAIALSNKIDFVDPKFDQPRFSCGFLLKYKADTFAVTAKHLLKHVKNEEMKTLTFANNIKNWSLFPLDQKQELVVTDKLLNENKAALLEDASVYDEDWLLFSIKSNSTHVKPLSARTTPLIPGEKLFVLGWTRKMETGSQRVYEFEYYKTIGNRILLKDVVVPEKFGGLSGGPVIDQQGLVVGLVSGATTDPDTDKKYFSPCSLEGLIKFIDGNRL
- a CDS encoding response regulator yields the protein MSIHTSDAPLAHITETLEAYHLNVKERSDRLINYFLIAFFITGLVLAGFYDTWTIALGVGGLNLLAYYSVKWALPESNLYQYVLSVCLGIFMAQFIYQMHGMFEMHFFAYIGSAILITYQNWKLQIPMLVFVIVHHMSLNYLQSLGYGEVYFTTFDYLETRTIVFHILLTGVIFFIAGLWGHHFHKYNGTQLSMMAYIQEKKEHQELLEKLNHELKISNQEAVNARLDAEKAAQAKSVFLATMSHEIRTPMNGVLGMTSLLTETSLDEEQKDYVNVINTSGEALLNVINDILDYSKIESGNLDLEETSFDLHKCVEDVIDLFAKRATVQNIDLLCEIDHRLPEVLVGDAFRLRQILINLVSNAMKFTNQGEVHLSVKHLGTYDDVVDILFEIRDTGIGIPEEKLNKLFKPFSQVDSSNTRKYGGTGLGLVISEKLVKLMDGTIKVNSKVNQGTVFAFNIRSVAGLSDTEQYLTVDPVQNAGKKVLIIDDNHTNLRILKGQLEQWSLHPIVCSDPKEALNLLADAEKPDMIITDMQMPEMDGIELARAIRAKNTDVPIILLSSVGDEGKHRNTDLFAAVINKPAKAKQLRKIVNQTLHQQMLNVQDKGGNTNILNVEFAIKYPLQILLVEDHPVNIKLATRILNKLGYEPDLAGNGLEAVEKFDQKTYDLILMDVLMPEMDGLEATQIIRKLAGHQPKIVAMTANVMSEDKNACFSAGMDDYLSKPINIASLLEQLSKTFNEKTQSSPTL
- a CDS encoding PhoX family protein, whose protein sequence is MSKKLFKARTLTFAVAAFVASAIAITACKKDSKDEETETETAIELKDYSVNPSLVKAMTGFEGLKITTLISSDDVLPESPNFVFGAQPDGAGIIKNPAGEGFIMINNHEILQSVSRVYLDKNFKPVKGEYIVDSDGGMTRLCSATLATPEEHGFAKATFLTAGESGAESMIHSIDPFAAADKKNNQRTLSALGRWSAENAVPLPKGSYPGKTVILIGEDETDGQLAMYVSNAQGDLIGGKLYAMKRTNNDPVETNMSKGTSYDVEFVELTDPKTSTGAQLQQQTIDKKALMLARVEDIDYRKGSAANGREVYFTATGVSQADKVTPVSGKTMWGRVYKLVLDANNPLIGKLEVAVDGHDNPGKSIVNPDNLCVTENYVYIQEDGDSFYRDNDHDGTIWQFAMAAKTLKPMLQMNHRRSDATFNSKYNSVNSQLTSSWEYGAMYDISSMTGIPDSFIVNLHPHTWQDAKYRNADGGTTRLTNNSEGGQVVIVRGIAR
- a CDS encoding AraC family transcriptional regulator; amino-acid sequence: MKVLPFTLLVPDDKSVISEQVELPHFYPYLHRHDEFQITWIQKGEGTLVAGNNMHSFQSGDIFMIGANLPHLFKSNPEYFEVDSGKQISACSLYFNPLGKMESLFNLPETRNYKTFLQNNKHGFKIPAAHTAQIAAKLQMVHQSSGAGLLFNFLDLFDNFIAIGDAEPLCPAVYSSDISENEGIRLSNILNYIMQNYHTPITLEHVSDVAYMTPPAFCRYFKKHTGRKFISFLNEVRINEACKNLISGRKADCISGVAYNAGFNSITNFNRVFKSVTGISPKDYIFNYKKVNNTYNLSA